From the Oryzias melastigma strain HK-1 linkage group LG13, ASM292280v2, whole genome shotgun sequence genome, the window GTTTGGGATCAAACAGATTGGCAAAGAAATCCTTTTGTTAGCTGCAGTGAAAAATTACAATGGACAATATCTTAGCAAAGAGGTAGCAAGTGGTATATCTACAGGACACAAGAAGTCACTTGAGGCTCAGAGCAATGTGACTATTTCTCACATTACCAGTGATCCATGCATCACCAACCCCTGTCAGAACAAGGCGACatgcagcaaaaacatttacatcagCCAGGAGGTTGCTGTTCTGGAAAGCATGGCTGTCATCTTTGTGTCACCACAAAAAGAAATCTTCAACTGTACCTGTCCAAGTGGCTTCTCTGGGTCATTCTGTGAAGACGACATTGATGAATGCGAGGTGAATCCTTGTAAGAATAATGGCACCTGTGAGAATACAGCAGGAGGTTTTATCTGCCACTGCCCAGCTGGTTTCTCTGGGACCTTTTGCTCTGCTGATGTTGATGAATGTTTGAGGGTCAAGTGCCAGAATGGTGGAACTTGTGTTGCCTCAGACAATGGCTCTTACTGTCACTGTGTACCTGGCTTTGAAGGTAAGTTTATCTTGCAAAGTAAAGATTTTTGTCCAGGGTAAGATGCCTCGGTGttgataaatatgttttatttgaaggAGAAATTTGCGAGAAGCCTGTTGACCACTGCAGATCAACTCCATGTGTAGAGGGCACTTGCATCAATCTATCCACTGGATTCTTCTGTAATTGTCCCTTTGGTAAGATTAACTCATACAGAAAAGAATAGCATATTATACAAAACAATTACTTTTGGACAACAGATGGCAATCAGCATCAAGGATCCAGCAAACTGGCTAGTTAAAGTTTGACGAACCACACCATAactaatttatacattttatgattttctttttatttttttgttttactaagcATCATATAactgcaatatatatatatatacagttgcTCAATAGTCAATTCTTATGTTCAAACAGTATTTGACTGAGCTAACCTTTTTCCAGGTCTGGTTATAATTGGTTGCTAACATAAAGCTCTCATATATGTATGCTTGTAAAACATTTGCcaacaaacttttttacaaaagacCAAACTGTGTGGGATTACCCAAATTAGTGGTTTGTCTTTATCCAAATTGAAATGCTACATTTGATCAAGCTGGAACTGTATTTGCTCTGCCCTTTATTCTTTGTTTCAGGAGTCAGTGGAGTCCACTGTGAGGAGCACAGCTATGGCTTTGAAGAGCTGTCGTTCATGGAGTTTCCACCCCTAGATCGCAGAACTAATTTAATCTATATTGAGTTTGCCACAGTGCAAAAAAACGCACTCATCCTGTACAATCCTGGGGGATCTTGGAGTAGGGATTTCTTTGCACTGGAAATTGTTGAAGGAAGCATGCAGCTCTCCTATGATCTGGGCTCAGGACCTGTGAAGCTGAAGACGCATAAACATATTTCAGATGGTTTTTTTCACAGTGTGACTGCCAGAAGGATTGGCAATGTGAGTATAAGATGTAAACACAGGCTATTTATACTTTACAGTATAGTTACTGAGAACAGAGAAAGTGAACCTAAAATGTGATCTTGTCCCTTTAACAGATGGGTTCTTTGCTCGTGGACAACTGCACAGATGTTATTAAAagtggattttgtttttcaaagagtGAGGGCACAATCTCTGAAAGGTACCAGTGAATCCATTGTAATATTTACTAATCATTCATGCTCTGCTTTGCTTAACTAACGGTATATTGTTTGACCTTCTACGTGTAAATTTACTTAGAACACTTGATGTTGGCAACAATAATATGACGTTTGGAGGACTCAGGACCCTTGAATCCATTTTACTGCATCCCAATCAGATTAAAAGCCATGACTTTGTTGGATGCATTCGACATGTTCATATTAATGGCATCCTGCTGAGACCGTCTATGGCCCTGGCAGCTTTTAACATCTTTGACAGGTAATATTGatcttaatatttgtttttagcagTAGATGTATTCTATAATTCATCATGACGTTATGCATCCAATGTTTGTTCTACAAAAGATGTACTCGAGTATCGGGATCAGCCTGCGACAATGTCCCGTGCAAAAATGGCGGTGTGTGCCATGACTTTTGGTCTGACTATCTCTGTGATTGCCAAAGTCCTTTTGGTGGAATAAACTGTGCCACAGGTAAAGAGaagaaaattcaaatcaaagtgaaatttattttttgacataagaattgatttttatttttttttacagtaatgtCAGAGAATATGGTGATGCAGTTCAGCAAGAGAGACTACGTTGAGTATGTTGTTAAAGAGAGATTCAAGAGAGATTACCTGCTGAAAGGGTTGGTGgatgaaaaaaaggcaaacggCACAAACCAAACAGAGATTACTATTAAATTCAAAACCAAAGAAGATGATGGAGTGTTGTTCCTTGTCCTTGGACAGAAGTCAGACATAACGCTCATGGTAGGAATAAAAGTGCTTTCATTACACATTCATTcttagttgtttttattatatcaGATTGTCTCTTCTTTACACTCCCTCtagataagagaaaaaaagccagTGTATGTGTTCAAAGATAGATCGTCTGGATTTGTGTCAGAGTTCACTGCAGACCTCCAGGTGGCTGATGGGGTGTGGCATGTCCTCACATTGTCCAGTGGTGGGCACAGCTCCTCTCTGTCTGTAGACAACAAACTAGTCTTTAACAGCACAGAAAGAAGCATGGATCTCACCCCCATCAATGTGGAAAAGATCATTGTTGGTGCAGCTCCTACAAGAGAACCCCACCTGGAACAACTAGGTGATCTGTTCTTTATATATagttttcttgtcttttaaGGCAGTCacttcactgcaaaaacaggcctcttatgaataaatcaaaaattcGTACCCCACTggtagattttctttaaataacccaaaataaataaataaatacatctgctcaatggggtaagaaaaatggtcttactgagaattcttattttaagaaaaaaattcttattgCTAAGAAATGGTTTCtcaaacaaagattttaaaaactattttataatatttttcctCCTTGCCAGAAAGTaagaaaaattgtattaaaacaagacttaattTTCTTAAGAATCCGTTTTAGCATCAGTTGGTGTAATACTTATCTGTGCATTTTTCTGTTACCAGGTTTCAGTGGATGTGTGCAGTATTTCAACGTAACTGGATACAATCTGCCAATCAGTGGACGCAGTACAACAGTAGGGGTTTGGCCAAGCTCGACTCTGTCCCAGCCTAGCTGCGGCTCTTCAGGTGTTTGTCTGCCCTCATCTTGCTCTAAGGAGAACTCTGGTGGGCGAACACGGTTGATGTGCGGACCTAATGTACAGAACAGGTCCTGCATCTGCTTACGTAATGTTTCAAAACACGTCTGCGATATTTGTACCTCTACAGCCCGTGATCAGTGCCCTGAAAAGCAGCGTGGTAACAAACCCATTTGGATCACAGTTGTGGTTCTTCCTCTAATCCTGATCCTGGTAATCGCTGTAAAGTGTGTGAGCATTAATAGAGTGAGGCATTACAAGAGAGAGTGCAAGGAGCAAGGAAAAGCAAACATAGCTATTTGTTTGGATGATGGTACAGACAAAGAAAACTCTCATGACCCTCAGAAAGCAGAGCCCATTCCTCTGAGTGAGCTGGAGTACTACGAAACTAACAGCATCTGCAGTGCATTTCGTTTGCATAATTTTAGTTGGCGCAGTCACGTAAGCACCGGAAATCCTGTGAATGCCGAATGCAAGCATTGGAGGAGTCTAAGATTACTGTTGGCAGGATTTAGGAAAGGCAATAACTCCAAAAAGTCTCAAAATGTTCCTTCCTTTGACAAGCAGCGCCCTGACCTTGAAACAGCACATCTGCAGACGATAAAGAGGTTCCCTCAATCGGAGATCCTGAAGCCAATACAATGCCTAAGTTATGAGGAAATCTGCAAACTGAACGCTCCTCCAGATCTGACGGCGTCACATCAAACATCGCAGCATAAAACACTACTGAAATCCACAATAAGAAGGGAAACCTCATCTAGAAGTGTAGCAGACATCCCATTTATCTGTTCAGAGTCTGAACACGGACGGTTGGATGTCACTGCTGGAAAAAAGTACATGCATGAGCAGCCATCTTTGTCTGAGCACACAGAGAGGCAAGAAGTCAACCCACCTGTCAAGTCACCCTCTCTGCAAACAGGCCAGTCTGCTGCAGATCAGGAGAAAACCGTGAGAAATCTAACCACTGTAGTTGAAGAGTGGGTGAATATTTTGAATTCAAATCTACCGTTTAATAGCTATGTGCCGGTATTTGAGGATATTGCATGTTTACCTTCTGAATTTTGTTATAGTGACCCAGAAGAAATTATTTAGATGGTCTTTCActttggtttgttaaaaaactttttcttgtatCAAACTAAACACAACTCTAGAGTTTTAAGACAGAATGATAAAAGTAAAtacaattctaaaaaataatatggtccttgccatcagtacctgatgctgcgggccataatgaCACCCAAATATGTGTTGTGACTTATTGTTAGAAATACAGTTCTTTTTACTATAAATGTATTGTCTGAAATTtttgtatgagaaaaaaaaatcaattacttTAAATTCATTACATTTTACATTACTCAAAGAAAgttttagttaattaaaaaatagcccattattatttaatattagtatttaaaatgaacaattttcacttagagaaaacatgtaaaacttaCAGCATATGTTAATGTatggattttaagtttttattattatttttttgcttaaattatatgggtttttgcatttatactgatttattatcatatatatggatcagatcataaaacactaaaagtcaataacatactttttttaaggaaaaaaatatacactttGTTATGAGACCTATTGTATGTCAAGAgaagacacaaacacattttttgtcatctttttcatttattttcttgcttAGCTGTTACAAGTTATAATGAGATCATTGCATTTACTTTAGCTCCTTTCATCTTTGTGAAAGTGATAGTGGTATAAAATACTCTAACAATAGgaaatgagaaaacattttcagtgaaaagttaggctattttttctagttttcagTGGGGGTGAAGGGTGGGGTATATGTTATACATGGCAGGTGCTAAAGAGGGAGAGAGGAAGCAAGTGTGAGATGCACAAATGTTGCAGTTATCAATTTATGAAgcttttttactcaaaaaacaaacatatgagTTTATTCCCTTTATAAAAGTCTtcatcgtgttttttttttcacttcaactGAAGAACATCCTGTAACAAATAGAAGGAAACTCCAAACCAGAATAACAGCATTTAAATCAGGAAAAGAAGATTAAACCGTTATCATGCTGAAACCacagttaaacaaaaataacagcattGGTCttgtaaaacttgaaaaaaattccCTGTTTCCTGTTGCAATTTCCTCACAATAGTTGTGTTTCTTCTCAGTACTTGTGTCCTTGCTTAGTGTTGCTTTTAAGGGCCATATTTATTTTCCtacttttaaacctttttatcaAAGCTGCTTTAATGTCTGCAGTCTTGAGGCAATATATGAGAGGATTAACTGCAGCAGGGATGAGGCTGTACAACAGGGCGATTATTATCCGGGCATCAGGACTGACTTTTACTTTCAAATTGTCAGTAATGTATACAACACATCTGGGCACGTAGTAAAGACATGTGGTTAGGATCTGAGGTGCACAGGTGGACAGCACTTTGCGATATCCCTCAGTGTTCGACATTTTCAGAACAGCTATGATGATGGAAAAATAGGAGAAAATGATGAATGACAAGGGAAACAAGAGGGTCACCATTGCGTTTGCGAAAGCAACCTCTTGgacaaatgcaacattttcgCCACATGCCAACTTAGTTACTGATGCGTGATCACAGTAACATTGTGATACCCTTATATCACAGAAGGATAAAGAGGAGGCATGCAGCACAATCCCCATCATCCGAATGAATGTTAAAGTCCAGCACAAGCTGCAAGCGATAGAAGTTGTTTTGTTGGTGATTACGGCTGGGTATCTCAACGGAAACCAAACGGCAACGAAGCGATCCAAAGCCATGACCAGCAAAATGAAGGAATGGATTGCTCCTAAAGAAtggacaaaaaacatttgtgcaaaGCAGGTTGTGAATGGCGTTATCATGTCGTTCCACCAATATCGGGCGATGATTTTTGGGATGGTCAAAGTGCCAAATATGACGTCAGTCATTGCAAGGTGCGCAAAGATCAAATACGATGGCTTATGGAGGACCCTCTCAAATATAATGAcagctaaaatgaaaatattcccAAACAAAATAATGATATAAACAACCAGAAACACAAACGATGCAAGTCCATAATATTCAGGTAAAAGTCCTGGAATACCAAGGATAATGAAATCTTTTACCTTTGTAACATTGACAGATATCATTATCATGTACACAGACAAAATATCTTCAAACTAAATGGTCAAAAATATTAATCCCAGAAAACAAGGTGATTTAATTTTCAATGTGGATGAGTACCAGAAATTAAACCcaaaaacaccaatatttctttttttgctccatGAGTTCCAACAATAATTACCTTCCCCAGTCTATCCAAGTGTTAACTTTCAGTTAGTCAAACTTTATCTTAGAGCTTATTCTCCTTTAGTGACTCACATGATGTATGAAGCCTTTATAATCATTGAGTCTGTTCTAATGATGTGTTTGGAGATAAAAACCCTCAGGAACCCAGTCCCATGTGTGCTAAAGACAAAGTTAACTATCTCTCTGTGAACTTCATGACACATGAAAACAGTGgaagtttttattgtaaataccTAGTTTgcctaaatataattttaggctgtaaaaaaatgagcaaaaaaatatcttttttgtgaaaaacgtTGCTTCAACTCTTAatctgtgtgaatgtgtgctaaaaaaagctgataaaaagttttgtttggttactataaataatgttttcctggtttttgtgtcaattgtcttacatttaaagaccaaaactacaattttaatgaaaaactgaaatCGTATTTTGTTAACataaagtttttatatttctttattattttaatttgtttgcttttcacATTAGTGGTAACTGTTTTTATGACTGCCATTTGACCTCAGTGATAAATGTGTTcacttttttctaaactgaACAGAACCGCCTTGTCTTTTTCCTCTGAAATGTTGTCCAAAAAGACTGATTGCATGAGCTGTTTTTATATGAACtggaaaagagaaaagcagttttatttttttactttttatttgaacCACATGATGTTTGCTAGGGTTTCAGATTGTGCGTaacttttttgtcacaaatctTTACAACCAATCAATGagctaaaaattaaagaaaaagcaagatAGGAAATCTTGACGTTTGATTTCTCAACTCCACGAAAAGCAGTCTTCTAAAATCAGAAAGATTCATagttgtttgttaaaaaaataaaacaactatgCATGTATTTGTTTAGTTTCTGCATAATTGGTGTGGAATCTCATTGTTTTcacctttgctttttttcattttgccaaTTTTGCTGTGTAGTAGCTTTGCAATAATAACTCCTATAGTTTCACAGAGTACATCTTGCaataaaatttgtaaaacttgAATGGTGCTTCAATGACAACAAACACCAAGAGCACCCCTCGCCACAAGATATTATAAGGAACGAGTtcaaatgccacaaaacattTGGACTAGATTTTAGANNNNNNNNNNNNNNNNNNNNNNNNNNNNNNNNNNNNNNNNNNNNNNNNNNNNNNNNNNNNNNNNNNNNNNNNNNNNNNNNNNNNNNNNNNNNNNNNNTGGGGGCTAGCAActtgatgacgtgtaagatGGCGATTGGCCAGACCATTAGACCACCGTCACACGACATCGAATATGACACAAGTGTTATTACGATACACAGAGTCTTCCTGAGTAAAGAACTGAGGAAGTCCCAACAAGTACACAAAGAATCACAAAGGGGCGCAATATTTGCAATCAACCacaaaaccttgacaacaaaataatccgatcgaggggaatcatcacaggatagcaatcgtattttaatagagagaaattgGGCTGGGAAGCGTGAAGTTTCTGCTAAAGTGGATGATAGCAAGTAGCACCTTTAAATTTCAGCTTTGTCACATTCAACACAAATGATACAAAGCATGAAGTACATTACCTAATCCTTGGAAAGTGAGGactgtaatgtaatgtaataaaaagatccaataaaaatgtctacaaTGTCTAAAACAATTTAAGTATGACATTGCAGAATCTAACCTTGCAGTCTGCACTGTAATTAAACAGGAAATACCCAAAATGCATcaattttgaggataaaaaggGTTACAGTGATCAGAATTATACAAACAAACTGAATTCATGGCAGAAATTAgagaacacatttattttattgttagtaTACATCTTATAATGGCAGGTGAAGATAGTGGCAGGGAGGTACTTCTCCCCCTCACCACATGTCACGAAATTCTTCAGATCTTCTCAgcgtttttgatatttttgcataaagttttttgttaaaatccttttaaaatataaaataagcaGAATTAATATTCAATCATGTTTATTATTTCACAGTAAGTGCACTATTCATAAATAAAGGAAGAATTGATGCCACAAAGAACTTTTTTACATTAGAAATATTTCAcaagtaaaacataaatgtgaGCGGATGTAGAGAAaggtaaaatgtcaaaatggttgtaccacaaatgcagtttatacaatgtacattttaaaaaagagaaacattagATTAATTAACAGAGGCTCTCTAAATTGTTATATctttagttttaattaaataaaaaaaaattgtgttgatggtttaatcaactcaaaaattgaattggataaaaactaataattttaaatgtaacaaagtacacaacttttttatttttcacttttcacatTGTAACTTGTCAAAATTACAACTGGATAAACATTATTTATCTGTTGGCATTACGGCACCCATCTTTGTTGTCATACTTTTTATGTTAGTTAggaattttcttttcaaatttccCTTaatatcttttgttttaaagcagtaTATTACTGGGTTCACAGCAGCAGGTAAAAGACTGTACAGCAATATAACAGCAATTCGCACGGATTCGCCAAAAGTAAATCccacaaaattagccaaatacaCAAAGCACCTCGGTAAGTAGTACAGACCTGTGATGAGTAGCTGCGGCGTGCAGGTCGACAGAGTCCTAAGGCGGCCTTCAGAGGAGGAAATTCTCAAAACAGCAACAATGATGACAAAGtaagacaaaataataaaagataaaggAAACAGCAAAGAAACCATGGCACCAATAAACCCCAAAACGGTTGATTGTCGCACATTTTCACACCCTAAGTTTATTATCGATATCTGGTCACAGTAGCATTGCGCAATGATGTTGGAGTTACAAAAAGGTAAAGAAAGAGCATCTAAGACAACAAAAAGCATCCATGAAGCTGGCAAAAGCCACGCCACTCCACAGAGCACAGAGGCAGCTGCGTTTGTGAATAGGGATGTGTATCGCAGTGGAGCACAAATGGCTATGAAACGATCCAACGCCATCACCATCAGAATGAAGGAATGAGCAGCGCCTAAAAAATGGACAAAGTACATTTGTGCGAAGCAGCCATAAAACGAGATAACACTGTCATTAAACCAATATTTTGAGAGAATCTTTGGTAGAGTTACGGTCCCAAACATGAGATCAGTTAAAGACAAGTGACAGAATATCAGATAGGAAGGTTTGTGGAGAGACTTCTCACAAGTAACAAACactaagataaaaatgtttcctaCAGCTATGACCAAATATAGCAGAAAAAGCAGAGTTGACACAGGGCCGTGATACTCGGGCAAAAGTTCAGGAAATCCAgtgatgaaaaaatgatttatcttTGTAATATTagtgtacatatttttttaataaaccaggaaatgcaaataacaaaaatctaaattgaagGAGTTGTATCCTTTGTTATTCCGTGAAAACCATAAAAGAgtgagagttatggaaaaatacacaaagtaagaacattttcataaaatgacCACCGAAACAGAAGCAAACGTGAAGAGGTTGATGAAGAGGTTGGCTCTGCCTGACATCaattaatgcagaaaaacagtTGCAAGTGTTCTGCAGTACATCCACAAAGACTCTCCTTAAATAAGTTGTCCTCGCCATCTGTGTGTAATAAAAACACGAGGAATCCCAAATGGATTATTTTCCCTGATGAACTCCATGAGATCTGCCAAATATCAATGTTATGACCAAACAGGCTTATGGCACTGAAAGAATCAGAGACGACACACATTAAACATTAACCATATTTAAAAAGTgagttatttatgtttgtttatctttatatattctttttacatttggatgttttttttaaacatattttttgctagtttggaATGAACCAAATGGACGGTGGCCCTGAGGTGCAAACGAATCACTCTacacaaaaaccttttaaagatcccaatgacaaataaaacaaatgataaaaaacaaaattacaacaaaatatcataaaccaaaacacaataaaaaagtaaaatgaaaatgttccccCAAAAAGTTATTTCtagcaataaaaatgaaatgtcaaaaaacaaaacacaataacaaaCCAGAAAAGATAGGTATGgaacatcactgattggatgatgtgtattttttttctaattcgcTTTCAATGTCTGCATACTTATGAAACTTTTATGATTAGTACAGATCATATCCAGTATTGCTCCAAGTACCTTTCGGATGAAATGATGGACAGAAGTCATCATTCTATCAGTAATGTATCACAGTGTCTACCTCTCCtagtttctttctttgtttccttttttaacatttcattatgatttctggaaatcaatttcgttttctgaaatgttatttttctttatcatggaaaccaaaaaaataattacataattATGTACTTCTCGATTAGAGCaaaaatcagtattttattGCTCAAACAAAGTAGTAATGTATTTGTATCCAGGACCTGAAGCAGTATTGAAGGTAAAAACTTAAACTTCACTCTCCCACTACGTAATAGAAGAAACAATCTCTCCAGCGTGTTCAGGGTTTCATGGCATTTTCCTGGTTTGACATACTTGTAATGACGCTTCACCGTGAATCTGGCATTCTTGGAACTAGCTGATCCATGATTTTTTTGGGAGGGGTCACTGTAGAAAAGGGAATTGAACACAAATTTTTACATAATCCTCACCTCCAGGCATTGCCAAGTTTAGAAATAAGCTACATACTGGTAAAATCTTGTTTGGTCCCCAAAGAGACACAGTTTGTAGTCATTGTTTGTCTGTCCTGTAAACATTTTCTCAAATGTCATCAATTTTGTATGTAGCATTTAAACTGTATTTGCATTCATTGTGTGAGATGAAATATTGAAGGAGGAATCTGCTTCCATGTTTCAATGTACTTTTTCAGTGGCATTTTAATCAATTTGtggattttacaaaaatatttattttcatctataactggacatttaatttaaaatatatacatatatacatttgtataaaaaatgtattgtcaAAAATACCTAAAATGAAGCACAGAAGACTCCTACCCTGTTTTACTAGACATAAAACTAtgttgaaaaacagtttttactcaTTCACAAAGACATAACTCAGAGTTAATACCTGTTATTATAATATTACAAACTAtaacatatatttattaaaaaaaagaaaaaaaaaatcttaaattgtgAATGTGGCTTTCCCCAATCCCATGTTGAGACAcaagcatttttaaacatttataggCGAGAacattttgcaataaaatgCAAGATGCATAAAAAGGATTGCCTGTAGCTCTAAATGATGTCAGCTTATTGTAATAGCAGTAAAAGTGGGTTTGCAATACTTAGTCTAACTGTCTttgctgaataaataaaagtttattttgcaaatttgtttttgtaagcATTGCGTGATGCTGAACTCAAAAGTTTGAGCACTTTTAGGAGCCATCTGAGAATTTGGGCCTCTAAGGGTGTGTCTGGTTGGACAAAACAACAAGCACATATTTAGACGTCACCCTGCTGCTGCGCTTGGACTTTTCCCGCTGAGTCAAAGAGGTAAGAATATTCCAACgacagtttaatttatttaaaatatcaaaacgAGAGATCTAtttctaatacattttattagcaACCATCTATTTTTCTGTTAGATTTTATCTGTTTAAGtggagcaaaaatgtattttatcctTATTTTTAGTCAGTGAATCACTGTATTATTCTTTAGTTTCTGTAGATCATATCAAATTATATAAagaaggaattaaaaaaatatttttttttaaatcaaaacaggtgtattattttttatttttttagctaaacaaAAAGCAGTATTGGTATAGATCTTCATGCTTTATGTTCTCTGCAGGAAATCTGTGAAGAATGGCATTACTGATCGCTCCAAATATTTCCAGACCAGAAAGTTTCCACATCCTGGGATTCCCTGGCCTTCCCCTGCAGTACTATGCTCCGGTGTCCGccctgtttttcttcatctacCTCACCACCGCGGCGGGAAACGTTTTCATTCTGGCATTTGTCATCTGTCAGAAGTCCCTTCAAAAACCCTCCTACATTGTCTTTTGTCACCTGGCGCTGAACGACTTGACCTTCAGCACGTTCACCCTCCCAAAAATCATTGCCAAATACTGGTTTGGCGACGGCGACATCTCATTCAACGCCTGCTTCACGCAGATGTTCATGGTCCATTATTTAGGATCTGTGATGTCGTTCCTGTTGTTGGTGATGGCTTTAGATCGATTCATTGCCGTGTGCGTTCCTCTGCGATATCCAGTGTTAATCACAAACAACATCATATCTGTGCTCTGCGGATTCGCCTGGTTCATCCCCGTACCGTTGATGGTGACCATTGTGCTCCATGCTCTCACTTTATCCTACTGTAAATACAACACCATTGCTCAGTGCTACTGTGACCACATTTCTTTAACTAATCAGGGATGTGGTGTAAATCTGAGAGAGGTTCAGGTCACGGCGCTCTGCATTGCCATGTTATGCCTTTTGCTGCCTCTGGCATTCATATTGTTTTCTTACGCTTCTATTATCGTGGTTATTTTGAGAATGTCCAGCTCTTCAGGCCGTAAAAAAACCTTATCCACCTGCACTCCGCAAATCTTCATCACTTGTCTTTTCTACCTCCCCAGGTGCTTCGTTTATGTGGCCAGTACAGTCGGATTCTCGTTCAGTTTGGATATTCGCATTTTGTTGATCCTGCTGTACAGCCTTCTTCCTCCTGCTCTGAATCCACTCATATACTGCTTCAAAACCAGAGatattaaattgaatttaatgaGGAAACTGAAAATGTCCAGGGTTGCTATAGAGATCAGCATTTTTGC encodes:
- the LOC112149361 gene encoding olfactory receptor 2AT4 — protein: MIMISVNVTKVKDFIILGIPGLLPEYYGLASFVFLVVYIIILFGNIFILAVIIFERVLHKPSYLIFAHLAMTDVIFGTLTIPKIIARYWWNDMITPFTTCFAQMFFVHSLGAIHSFILLVMALDRFVAVWFPLRYPAVITNKTTSIACSLCWTLTFIRMMGIVLHASSLSFCDIRVSQCYCDHASVTKLACGENVAFVQEVAFANAMVTLLFPLSFIIFSYFSIIIAVLKMSNTEGYRKVLSTCAPQILTTCLYYVPRCVVYITDNLKVKVSPDARIIIALLYSLIPAAVNPLIYCLKTADIKAALIKRFKSRKINMALKSNTKQGHKY
- the LOC112149398 gene encoding olfactory receptor 2AT4-like, with translation MALLIAPNISRPESFHILGFPGLPLQYYAPVSALFFFIYLTTAAGNVFILAFVICQKSLQKPSYIVFCHLALNDLTFSTFTLPKIIAKYWFGDGDISFNACFTQMFMVHYLGSVMSFLLLVMALDRFIAVCVPLRYPVLITNNIISVLCGFAWFIPVPLMVTIVLHALTLSYCKYNTIAQCYCDHISLTNQGCGVNLREVQVTALCIAMLCLLLPLAFILFSYASIIVVILRMSSSSGRKKTLSTCTPQIFITCLFYLPRCFVYVASTVGFSFSLDIRILLILLYSLLPPALNPLIYCFKTRDIKLNLMRKLKMSRVAIEISIFAK